One window of the Vigna radiata var. radiata cultivar VC1973A chromosome 1, Vradiata_ver6, whole genome shotgun sequence genome contains the following:
- the LOC106765557 gene encoding psbP domain-containing protein 2, chloroplastic produces the protein MALRSSFTFSRSTFFHQRSQSSYASSRIFVSILLPKSTSLTCIHESQKDMHLAPSFSKRNLNFTLLLTMFLWGQAAPLPNMGDARLWAQELELQRYTDSEEGFTLLIPSSWAKVDKAGATVLFEEKIVGSNNIGVVVSPVRLKTLEEFGTPQFVADKLLQAEKRKESTKEAELITVAERSGEGGLQIYEFEYKVDSTRGGMKRIFSAAFVASKKLYLLNIAHSDKPESPLDPHKRMILEQVLHSFDAAA, from the exons ATGGCCTTAAGAAGTTCCTTTACCTTTTCACGCTCTACTTTCTTCCACCAGCGCTCTCAATCAAGCTATGCTTCTTCCAGAATCTTCGTCTCAATCTTGCTCCCCAAATCCACTTCACTGACCTGCATTCATGAATCCCAAAAAGATATGCACTTGGCACCATCTTTTAGCAAGAGGAATCTCAACTTCACCCTTCTGCTCACAATGTTTCTGTGGGGTCAGGCTGCGCCGTTGCCAAATATGGGTGATGCACGCTTGTGGGCTCAAGAATTGGAGCTTCAGAGATACACTGATTCCGAGGAAGGTTTCACTCTTCTCATACCCTCTTCTTGGGCTAAG GTTGATAAAGCAGGGGCAACTGTGTTGTTTGAAGAGAAAATTGTGGGAAGTAACAATATTGGGGTTGTTGTAAGCCCAGTTCGTCTTAAGACTCTTGAAGAGTTTGGGACACCTCAGTTCGTTGCTGATAAGCTCTTACAAGCCGAAAAACGTAAG GAAAGTACAAAGGAAGCTGAATTGATTACAGTAGCAGAAAGATCAGGAGAGGGAGGATTgcaaatttatgaatttgaatacAAGGTGGATAGTACTCGTGGAGGGATGAAGAGGATATTTTCTGCAGCATTTGTGGCCTCAAAGAAGCTCTATCTTCTAAATATTGCTCACTCTGATAAACCAGAGAGTCCTCTTGACCCGCATAAGAGAATGATTTTAGAGCAAGTTCTTCATTCTTTTGATGCAGCTGCTTAA